Within bacterium, the genomic segment TGAGAAAGAGATTCAAAAGGAAATAAAGATTAACTACCAGCCAATTGAGAATATAAAGGCGATGGAGATGGTCTGGGATTGTGGGACAAGGCTCTTTAAGCGAGGGGGTCTATTTTTTAATAAAAGAAGGATTGATTGGGCAATATTGGAATGGGAAAAGGCAATAGCATTAAATGCATTGAATCCATCAAATCTGGTGCAGGCACATTACTGGCTAGGTGTTTCCTATCTTAGGAAAGGAAGGAAAGAAGAAGCAAGGCTTCAATTTAAAAAGGTTTTAG encodes:
- a CDS encoding tetratricopeptide repeat protein; this translates as MVVPIRLSNAPCFIYYKRLPITSKDSLLEKEIQKEIKINYQPIENIKAMEMVWDCGTRLFKRGGLFFNKRRIDWAILEWEKAIALNALNPSNLVQAHYWLGVSYLRKGRKEEARLQFKKVLEKEPNNKDALSILEDIQKMK